A stretch of Alkalicella caledoniensis DNA encodes these proteins:
- a CDS encoding glycosyltransferase family 2 protein: MEKKIKLSFCMIVKNEEENLKRCLDSLQQILQKQYVELVILDTGSTDKTVEIAKSYTDKVYFAEWNNNFSDMRNKAISYTNGEWLFSLDADETLETPNELISLIESGSLNGKMSVMVKIKSFFYKNNIDKFLLESNFKIFRNDKDFCYRGAIHNQPNVRKPIMASEILLNHYGYLIKDKNLMEKKFNRTSSILKEEIEKDPKNIYYSFQLSVSYSMYGKHDLALKQIRKTFELLNNIDYKLRKKYAFIYSVYSKNAFACGQYKEVINIAEEGVRLRPDYLDLYNILGYTYQKLGNIEKMKSNFQKYLDLYSKKERLDVYNDASIALYSIDQSSLNKANILLANYYYENNEFENSLEHINNASEQTDQKMILLTKIHMKKDEPEKIIKYLNENESYYNKVTIIIEEMKKLLEPEKQDKMDLVFAKGEGIYSEYCLLNRGFNEELKLYTFLKKIDFKYVPFFYGEVVKDLNISKRFVDLFRKNEQVTIINLFRQLLKNDYKYENKLIKEILSIDIKENDFRSIKTLLVIHRAILENSNNYSEEVHSKYFEIFNKYLYYGELFIKYLYGEEKLRILSTIINDNEHRFFINFYFVKKMRGSNNTMLQVKLLKEAKENLPTLNNYIKEYARLHLSQNLS, from the coding sequence ATGGAGAAAAAAATCAAGCTTAGTTTTTGTATGATTGTGAAGAACGAAGAGGAAAACCTAAAAAGATGCCTAGATAGTTTGCAACAAATCCTACAGAAACAGTATGTTGAACTTGTTATTTTAGATACTGGATCAACAGATAAAACTGTAGAAATTGCGAAATCTTATACAGATAAAGTATACTTTGCAGAGTGGAATAATAACTTTTCGGATATGCGTAATAAGGCCATATCATACACAAATGGTGAATGGCTATTTAGTTTAGATGCTGACGAAACTTTAGAAACACCAAACGAATTGATATCCTTGATTGAATCTGGATCACTGAACGGTAAGATGTCTGTAATGGTTAAGATTAAGAGTTTTTTCTACAAAAATAACATAGATAAATTTCTTCTAGAATCTAATTTTAAAATATTTAGAAACGATAAGGATTTTTGCTATAGAGGAGCAATTCATAACCAACCAAATGTTAGAAAACCAATTATGGCTTCAGAAATACTACTGAATCACTATGGTTACTTAATAAAAGATAAAAATCTGATGGAGAAGAAATTTAATCGTACTTCTTCAATACTAAAGGAAGAGATTGAAAAAGATCCTAAAAATATTTATTATTCATTTCAATTGTCAGTATCTTATAGCATGTATGGAAAGCATGATTTAGCACTAAAGCAAATAAGAAAAACCTTTGAATTACTTAATAATATAGACTACAAACTTAGAAAAAAGTATGCTTTTATTTACTCAGTTTACTCTAAAAATGCTTTTGCATGTGGTCAATATAAAGAAGTAATCAATATTGCCGAAGAAGGTGTAAGATTACGTCCTGATTATTTAGACTTGTATAATATATTAGGCTATACCTACCAAAAATTAGGCAACATTGAAAAAATGAAATCAAATTTCCAAAAATATTTAGACTTGTATTCCAAAAAGGAAAGATTGGACGTATACAATGATGCATCTATAGCATTATATAGCATAGACCAATCCTCACTGAATAAAGCAAATATTTTACTGGCCAATTATTACTATGAAAACAATGAGTTTGAAAACTCTTTAGAGCATATAAACAATGCATCAGAACAAACTGATCAAAAAATGATTCTACTAACAAAAATTCACATGAAGAAAGATGAGCCTGAAAAAATTATCAAGTACTTAAATGAAAATGAATCTTACTATAATAAAGTCACCATAATTATAGAAGAAATGAAAAAATTATTAGAGCCAGAAAAACAAGATAAGATGGACTTGGTTTTTGCAAAAGGTGAAGGGATATACTCGGAGTACTGCTTATTAAACCGCGGTTTCAATGAAGAGCTAAAATTATACACCTTCCTAAAAAAAATAGATTTTAAGTACGTGCCTTTTTTTTATGGAGAAGTTGTTAAAGACCTAAATATATCTAAAAGATTTGTAGACCTATTCCGAAAAAATGAACAAGTTACAATAATAAATTTATTTAGGCAGCTACTAAAAAATGATTATAAGTATGAAAACAAATTGATTAAAGAGATTTTAAGTATAGACATAAAAGAAAATGATTTCCGTTCCATAAAGACACTTCTAGTTATCCACAGAGCTATCCTTGAAAACTCGAATAATTATTCAGAAGAAGTCCACTCTAAATACTTTGAGATTTTCAATAAATACTTATACTACGGAGAATTGTTTATAAAATATCTTTATGGCGAAGAGAAGCTTAGAATACTTAGCACGATTATTAATGATAATGAACATCGATTTTTTATAAACTTTTACTTTGTAAAAAAAATGCGAGGTAGTAATAATACTATGCTTCAGGTAAAACTTCTAAAAGAAGCTAAAGAAAACCTACCAACCTTGAATAACTATATTAAAGAATATGCTAGATTACATTTGAGTCAAAATCTTAGTTAA
- the hag gene encoding flagellin Hag, whose protein sequence is MRINNNIMSMNAHRQLNINNNNGARSMEKLSSGMRINRAGDDAAGLSISEKMRGQIRGLKQASRNAQDGISMIQTAEGALNESHAILQRMRELVVQAGNGTNESEDLTAIQNELSALIEELGGETGSKGISDRTEFNGQNLLGGSLNVDFQIGANSGQQVNLTVSSMSANGLGVDGIDVAASTFSFDATITLIDTAIETVSEERSKLGALQNRLEHTIANLDNASENLQAAESRIRDVDMAAEMMEFTKNNILSQAATAMMAQANMAPQSVLQLLG, encoded by the coding sequence ATGAGAATTAATAACAACATTATGTCTATGAATGCTCACAGACAATTAAACATCAATAACAACAATGGTGCAAGATCAATGGAAAAACTGTCGTCAGGTATGAGAATCAACCGTGCTGGTGACGATGCTGCAGGTCTTTCTATCTCTGAAAAAATGAGAGGTCAAATCCGTGGTCTTAAACAAGCATCAAGAAATGCTCAAGATGGTATTTCAATGATCCAAACAGCTGAAGGTGCATTAAATGAATCACATGCAATCCTTCAAAGAATGCGCGAGTTAGTAGTGCAAGCTGGTAATGGAACTAATGAATCAGAAGATCTAACTGCTATTCAAAATGAGTTATCTGCACTTATAGAAGAACTTGGTGGTGAAACAGGATCTAAAGGTATTTCAGACCGTACAGAATTTAATGGGCAAAACTTATTAGGAGGTAGTCTAAACGTTGACTTCCAAATTGGTGCTAATAGTGGACAACAAGTTAACTTAACTGTTTCTAGTATGAGTGCAAATGGTTTAGGAGTTGATGGTATAGACGTAGCAGCATCTACATTTAGCTTTGATGCTACAATAACACTGATAGATACTGCTATAGAAACTGTATCTGAAGAGCGTTCTAAACTTGGGGCATTACAAAATCGTTTAGAGCACACCATTGCAAACCTTGATAATGCTAGTGAAAACTTACAAGCTGCTGAATCTAGAATTCGTGATGTAGATATGGCTGCTGAAATGATGGAGTTCACTAAGAATAATATTCTATCGCAAGCTGCGACAGCTATGATGGCTCAAGCTAATATGGCACCGCAGTCAGTTCTTCAATTATTAGGTTAA
- the hag gene encoding flagellin Hag — protein MRINNNIMSMNAHRQLNINNNNGARSMEKLSSGMRINRAGDDAAGLSISEKMRGQIRGLKQASRNAQDGISMIQTAEGALNESHAILQRMRELVVQAGNGTNESEDLTAIQNELTALIEELGGETTSKGISDRTQFNGQDLLDGSLAGASGIDFQIGANSGQQVTLSIADMSASGLSVADVSVSGTFTAGNFDTEIGKIDSAIEKVSEERSKLGALQNRLEHTIANLDNASENLQAAESRIRDVDMAAEMMEFTKNNILSQAATAMMAQANMAPQSVLQLLG, from the coding sequence ATGAGAATTAACAACAACATTATGTCTATGAATGCTCACAGACAACTAAACATCAATAACAACAATGGTGCAAGGTCAATGGAAAAGTTATCATCAGGTATGAGAATCAACCGTGCTGGTGACGATGCTGCAGGTCTTTCTATTTCTGAAAAAATGAGAGGTCAAATCCGTGGTTTAAAGCAAGCTTCTAGAAATGCTCAAGATGGTATTTCAATGATCCAAACAGCTGAAGGTGCATTAAATGAATCACACGCAATTCTGCAAAGAATGCGTGAGTTAGTAGTGCAAGCTGGTAATGGTACTAATGAATCAGAAGATTTGACTGCTATTCAAAATGAATTAACTGCATTGATTGAAGAGCTTGGTGGTGAAACAACCTCTAAAGGTATTTCCGATCGTACCCAATTTAATGGCCAGGACCTTTTAGATGGTTCTTTAGCTGGAGCTTCAGGTATTGATTTTCAAATCGGTGCGAATAGTGGGCAACAAGTAACTTTATCAATTGCTGATATGAGCGCTTCTGGATTATCTGTTGCTGATGTATCTGTTAGTGGAACATTTACTGCTGGTAACTTTGATACTGAAATAGGAAAGATAGATAGTGCAATTGAGAAGGTTTCTGAAGAAAGATCAAAGTTAGGTGCTTTACAAAATCGTCTAGAGCACACTATTGCTAACCTTGACAATGCTAGTGAAAACTTACAAGCTGCTGAGTCTAGAATTCGTGATGTAGATATGGCTGCTGAAATGATGGAGTTCACTAAAAATAATATTCTTTCCCAGGCTGCTACAGCTATGATGGCACAGGCTAACATGGCACCACAATCTGTTCTTCAATTGCTAGGATAA